The Littorina saxatilis isolate snail1 linkage group LG15, US_GU_Lsax_2.0, whole genome shotgun sequence genome contains a region encoding:
- the LOC138948542 gene encoding ankyrin-3-like: MTLMGFEPTTSRPTARCANHCATGAGDKSGLTPLHYACRGQCLETVQLLVEKGGLVNAVDREGITPLHTACKQGDKEIAELLILHNAHVDAKTSVGFTPLHHTCFQGNTDIAQLLLKSGADINTTSGGGDTPLNLACAQGNTDTVRRLVANRADVNVTNTDNDTPPHGACDRSNADIVRLLLNQGADVSVQNKDGHTALHVACRCGYTDFVSLLLGYKDTVSKSDDEGKSPSTVMCEPQAKVDINIKDNEGRTALHWACDAGHTETVRLLLQQDNIDVNAGSGVWWSPLLLACMMGKTDIAQLFLLHDADVNISGALGLTPLHWACVYGHLDVVHLLLRHGADVNIPGPFGMTALYSACEDYHHKIVHLLLQHGANVNNSDGDGETVLLRACAHGHQNIVQYVLQHNADMNKDRSVLFSALNAAQRKGHREIVQLLQQYLSPSHPDGVPRQPSLQLSAQ, encoded by the coding sequence atgaccctgatgggattcgaacccacgacctcccggcccacagcccgatgcgctaaccactgcgctacgggggccggtgacAAGTCGGGATTAACTCCACTGCACTATGCCTGTCGTGGACAATGCTTGGAGACAGTGCAACTGCTCGTTGAGAAAGGAGGCCTTGTAAATGCTGTGGACCGTGAAGGAATTACTCCTCTACACACAGCATGTAAACAGGGTGACAAAGAAATCGCTGAGCTTCTGATCCTGCACAATGCACATGTTGATGCGAAGACTTCTGTCGGCTTCACGCCTCTGCATCATACTTGTTTCCAAGGAAACACGGACATCGCACAGCTTCTATTGAAGTCCGGGGCTGACATCAATACGACATCAGGTGGAGGTGACACTCCACTCAACCTGGCATGCGCACAGGGCAACACAGACACTGTGAGACGACTCGTTGCCAACAGAGCAGACGTCAACGTGACAAACACTGACAACGACACGCCTCCACACGGCGCATGTGATAGGAGTAACGCAGACATCGTGCGACTCCTCCTCAACCAAGGGGCTGATGTCAGCGTTCAGAACAAAGATGGCCACACTGCTCTACACGTTGCATGCCGGTGTGGTTATACAGACTTCGTAAGTTTGCTACTTGGATACAAGGACACTGTCAGCAAGAGTGATGACGAAGGTAAAAGCCCTTCCACCGTGATGTGTGAACCACAGGCAAAGGTTGACATCAACATAAAGGACAACGAGGGTAGGACTGCTCTACACTGGGCGTGTGATGCTGGTCACACAGAGACTGTACGTCTACTTCTGCAACAGGACAACATCGACGTTAACGCAGGAAGTGGTGTCTGGTGGTCCCCATTACTACTGGCCTGCATGATGGGTAAAACAGACATCGCTCAGCTTTTTCTGCTCCACGACGCTGATGTCAACATTTCTGGTGCACTTGGTCTGACACCCCTGCACTGGGCTTGTGTGTATGGTCATCTTGACGTCGTTCATCTCCTCCTGCGGCACGGTGCAGACGTGAACATTCCTGGCCCATTTGGTATGACAGCCCTGTACTCTGCCTGTGAGGATTACCACCATAAGATCGTTCATCTCCTGCTGCAGCACGGTGCGAACGTGAACAATTCGGACGGGGACGGCGAGACAGTCCTGTTGCGGGCCTGTGCACACGGTCACCAGAACATCGTTCAATACGTCTTGCAGCACAACGCCGATATGAACAAGGACAGGAGTGTGTTGTTTTCTGCACTGAATGCGGCACAAAGGAAGGGTCACAGAGAAATCGTGCAGCTGCTCCAGCAGTACCTGTCTCCCAGTCATCCTGACGGTGTTCCCCGGCAGCCGTCACTACAACTATCAGCACAGTGA
- the LOC138948535 gene encoding uncharacterized protein has product MYKQSKCQTNIAETINSSNTFKIDQVHNQVHNQVHNHNRVHIEQHVHQPHITYNISHAYISGDQEIPFQAVTGATEHGALSSEDNEAVDNMVTTDSFRRALDILTTGERLLLLSAHPGLTRQSFLSALRRQYRKKGYTVYDLSCVSDWDKKGPVERGSLVIFDCAFGDVRLDREQYHRFYKHSLYSINSLTTKLVFVVYPPVLLELQQYDRASVRPLLNSVELVELGQDPLLSVEPYADLLVRVLRDPNHGLILAALFALTMQGQGFFSDNTGQAQPPLERLGFSDYSDVQLEEYASLLKGFILTHRGRGFITREVYDAVGLVFAETYLKSVLVQVCDTMHLVQFVRTEHPVEKDPLIMRRMYEEMIRGRLPEMIQHPCLHSEQFLCGFEAFCRENNCLQAVIGALDPDHNLPLLYWSVWGPSDRLTEWCIRMVKAQNTDSNTMSDHVHSAAFGTALLKALQISNSSHMFRQVLSEMADKPYTRTALIWPFMVGWALSKQTNKQTYTRNMRLPLPCTGQQHTAELRAVCDKISLGLRTSHFRYLGVLIPKHLITAKMKDEIIHISFPRRHVYLTYRLLTDQQVDEQDREGNTLLHLAAEAGHLEAIKMAVSSGASLTVKNEAGKTPPQLAKQRLDQHNYDTQCQEKWTRSMFAACKVADVTTVKGCFCYHTKSVVFLILYLFLSLHLLYSHTAPSQPPLILQSLRRCSVVGLLTTLTF; this is encoded by the exons ATGTACAAGCAGTCCAAGTGTCAGACCAACATTGCTGAGACCATCAACAGCTCGAACACCTTCAAGATCGACCAAGTCCACAACCAGGTCCACAACCAGGTCCACAATCACAACAGGGTTCACATCGAGCAGCATGTGCACCAACCCCACATAACCTACAACATATCTCACGCTTATATATCTGGAGATCAAGAGATTCCCTTCCAAGCTGTCACAG GTGCAACGGAACATGGAGCACTGTCCAGTGAAGACAACGAGGCAGTTGACAACATGGTCACCACAGACAGCTTCAGAAGGGCGCTGGACATCCTGACAACAGGGGAACGTCTGCTGTTACTGTCAGCACACCCAGGTCTTACCAGACAGTCTTTTCTCTCCGCTCTACGCCGTCAGTACCGTAAGAAGGGCTACACAGTGTATGATCTCAGCTGTGTCAGTGACTGGGATAAGAAGGGGCCTGTAGAGAGGGGGAGTCTTGTGATCTTTGACTGTGCCTTTGGGGATGTCCGCCTTGACAGGGAACAGTACCACAGGTTCTATAAGCACAGTTTGTACAGCATCAATAGTCTGACCACCAAGCTTGTCTTTGTTGTCTATCCCCCCGTGCTGCTTGAGCTTCAGCAGTATGATCGTGCCTCTGTCCGTCCTCTGCTGAACAGCGTGGAGCTTGTAGAACTAGGTCAAGATCCTCTTCTTTCAGTTGAGCCCTACGCAGACCTCTTGGTGCGCGTGCTCCGTGACCCCAATCATGGACTGATACTGGCAGCCCTTTTTGCTCTGACCATGCAAGGTCAAGGCTTCTTCTCGGACAACACGGGTCAAGCACAACCGCCATTGGAACGTCTTGGTTTCAGCGACTACTCGGACGTTCAGCTAGAGGAGTATGCCAGTCTCCTGAAAGGGTTCATTCTGACACACAGAGGAAGAGGGTTCATCACTAGAGAAGTCTATGATGCTGTGGGACTGGTCTTTGCTGAAACTTACCTGAAGTCAGTACTAGTACAAGTGTGTGACACCATGCATCTCGTGCAGTTTGTGCGAACAGAACACCCAGTTGAGAAAGACCCTCTGATAATGCGAAGAATGTACGAGGAAATGATTAGAGGACGTCTGCCTGAGATGATTCAGCACCCCTGTCTTCACAGCGAACAGTTTCTGTGTGGATTTGAGGCGTTCTGCAGAGAGAACAACTGCCTGCAAGCTGTCATTGGTGCACTGGATCCTGACCACAACTTGCCTCTGCTTTACTGGTCAGTGTGGGGACCGTCTGACCGTCTGACTGAATGGTGCATCAGGATGGTCAAAGCACAGAACACGGACAGCAACACCATGTCTGACCACGTCCATTCTGCAGCCTTCGGGACTGCCCTGCTGAAAGCTCTCCAGATCAGCAATAGTTCACACATGTTTCGTCAGGTCCTGAGTGAAATGGCTGACAAACCTTACACAcggaccgccctgatatggcccttcatggtcggctgggcgttaagcaaacaaacaaacaaacaaacttacacACGGAACATGCGCCTCCCACTGCCATGCACAGGTCAACAACACACAGCTGAATTACGCGCAGTCTGTGACAAGATTTCATTGGGCCTCAGGACTAGTCACTTCAGGTACCTTGGtgtcctgattccaaaacaccTCATCACTGCAAAAATGAAAGATGAAATCATTCACATCTCTTTCCCACGTCGACATGTCTACCTGACATATCGACTCCTGACTGACCAACAGGTGGACGAACAAGACAGAGAGGGGAACACCTTGCTCCACCTGGCGGCAGAAGCAGGACACCTGGAGGCGATCAAAATGGCGGTCAGTAGTGGAGCCTCACTGACGGTGAAAAACGAGGCAGGGAAGACACCGCCACAGCTGGCAAAACAACGACTTGACCAACACAACTACGACACACAATGCCAAGAGAAATGGACACGTTCCATGTTTGCTGCATGTAAAGTAGCTGACGTCACAACTGTCAAAGGATGTTTTTGTTACCATACCAAGTCggtagtttttttaattttatatttgtttttgtccttacacctgttgtactctcacaccgccccgtcccaaCCACCTCTGATTTTacagtcacttcgacggtgttcagtagtgggtctactaacgacattgactttttaa